One window from the genome of Equus quagga isolate Etosha38 chromosome 6, UCLA_HA_Equagga_1.0, whole genome shotgun sequence encodes:
- the ESD gene encoding S-formylglutathione hydrolase encodes MALKQISSNKCFGGLQKVFEHDSVELNCKMKFAVYLPPKAETGKCPALYWLSGLTCTEQNFISKSGYHQAASEHGLVVIAPDTSPRGCNIKGEDESWDFGTGAGFYVDATEDPWKTNYRMYSYVTEELPQLINSNFPVDPQRMSIFGHSMGGHGALICALKNPGKYKSVSAFAPICNPVLCPWGKKAFSGYLGTDQNKWKAYDATHLVKSYPGSQLDILIDQGKEDQFLSDGQLLPDNFITACTEKKIPVVFRLQEGYDHSYYFIATFIADHIRHHAKYLNA; translated from the exons ATGGCGTTGAAACAGATTTCCAGCAACAAGTGCTTTGGGGGATTGCAGAAAGTTTTTGAACATGACAG TGTTGAACTGAACTGCAAAATGAAATTTGCAGTCTATTTACCACCAAAGGCAGAAACTGGAAAGTGCCCTGCCCTATACTGGCTGTCTG GTTTAACTTGCACAgagcaaaattttatttcaaaatctggTTATCATCAGGCTGCCTCAGAACATGGCCTTGTTGTCATCGCTCCAGATACCAGCCCTC GTGGCTGCAATATTAAAGGAGAAGATGAGAGCTGGGACTTTGGCACTGGTGCTGGGTTTTATGTGGATGCCACTGAAGATCCTTGGAAAACTAACTATAGGATGTACTCTTATGTAACAGAGGag CTTCCCCAACTCATAAATTCCAATTTTCCAGTGGACCCCCAAAGGATGTCTATTTTTGGCCACTCCATGGGAGGCCATGGAGCTCTGATTTGTGCTTTGAAGAATCCTGGAAAATACAAA TCTGTGTCAGCATTTGCTCCAATTTGCAACCCAGTGCTGTGTCCTTGGGGCAAAAAAGCCTTTAGTGGATATTTGGGAACAgatcaaaataaatggaag gCTTATGATGCAACCCATCTTGTGAAGTCCTATCCAGGTTCTCAGCTGGACATACTAATTGATCAAGGAAAAGAGGACCAGTTTCTTTCAGATGGACAGTTACTACCTGATAACTTCATAACTGCctgtacagaaaagaaaatccctGTTGTTTTTAGATTACAAGAG GGTTATGATCACAGCTACTACTTCATTGCAACCTTTATTGCTGACCACATCAGACATCATGCAAAGTACCTGAATGCATGA